The segment TTCAGTTTTATTTGCATCTTTTTTAACGTGTGTAATTTTTTACGAATTTTGTAGACATCGTTTGCAATActttcttattattatttttttttttatgttttttaaaattagattttttttctataataaaaCTGGtagcttcttttatattttttaaaaaattttatatttttagttttttacatgttctttttaGTATTCTTTCAATGGTTTAAGACTAGAATTATTAAAATTTCGGTGGTTAAGAACTATTTCcaatttataaaattagtttatttatattttagtttACTGCAGTAGTCTACatatattaaaaaacaaacatgttttttattataggttgcagccgtttgttccacctcttctgtTACAGAGGATTGCAGAGGTTGTCTACAGACTTCATAAATTTTcttttcgaaaaaacaaacaacacgtAAGTATCATCCAAATTTTGATATATGTTTAGTAGGCCTTTAAGGCTTGAATTACTAGGTTGTGTATGACTTCTTTGagaaattttgaattaaattgatttttgttttaaaaaaatatgatcaAAATATGCAATTTTTTCTAGTATTTGCTCATAAATAAAACCTACAAAACTAATAATCATAAATCATTGACTTGGATCTTAAATTTCAAAAAGCAGATTACAGATAATGGAAGTCAATCGTCAACGACAATAGCACATACGTTGGAATTATATGGTCAGCACTGAAATTTCACAATGGATAGCTTTATTCCATCTTGGACATTATATGTGGCACATCTTATTATATTGGTACGAATACTATAATATAAAATGCATAATTTAACAATTTTAATCTACAAAAAATCATAGGAATATTAATAAGCATATAATTATTTATCATTCAGTTAATAAAATAGTTATTAAAGTATAtatttgtaataataataataataataaattcttAGTTAAATAAATCTTTGGCAATAGATATATTAATAATGATAAAGCCAACAAAAAATAAAGGAGTTTGACTTCCCCATTTGCATGTCAATTGTGTTGGTAAAAATGAAAATAATCCTATGTGTTAATACTtagaattttgtttattttttcttcaattatatttgactatatttgaCTTATGTAACGatcttttatgtctatatatatacCAAACGAGCTAAAACATAAAACTGTCTTATTCTTATTAAAATCTTGTTATGAATTAATACATACTAGAATGAACTAATAATTCCCTTGTTATCTCACTATATCAAAAAATGTAGATTTATCTTTTTTATGACAACTCTGTTAAGACAAATACATTTCAAATTGTAGAAGTAAAGTACGTGAAGCACAACAAACAATACATAGAAGCAAAAAAGTAAATATTGAAACACTCATTATTTTCTTTTGTCTAAAAATGATAAACCTAAAACAATGAAAACAAACTTATTCTTCTTTCTTCAATTGGTTTAAAATGAGCATTAAAGCGTTCAAAACCAACGAAACAACGGCATAACAGAAAATTTCATTCCAGATTGGCAATGAAAACCGTTGCTTTCTCCACAAGCAAAATAATATGGCTTCCATTTGTTTAACACGAACTCAAACCCTTCTCCTCCACCTTGTGATGTGTTAGCCACAAGTTTTGCCCATTTTAGATCACACCTCAAAAAACTCCATAGATTTGGTAGCAAATAAATGCTATGTGGATGTAAATTGGTAGTGCTAGGTGGATCAAATTTAAACACTGCAATACCACAAATTTCAACGTTAAATCATGATATGTATTTGATCAATAACATTTGTAAAGATTTTCGTTGAACAAAATATATCatgttatttaaatgaaaaaagacTTAGAAACTGCATGCATGGTGTCTCATGCATGATACATACCTAAAGTGTCGTTGAAGAAGAATGGGGCATTTGTTCGAGCCCATTCAGTGTAATTAAAGCCAAAACGCCAGTTGTTAGATCCACCGACAATGATTCTTCTAGAGCTATGAAAAGGGTTCTTGTGTGTAAATGGCTTGTTTGTATTGTTGAAGTTGAAGTTCCAATTTTGGGGACCTTTTTGGAAATTCGCATTGCTTGATGCAACTGTGAATATTGCTGAAATTACGGCTATTAGGAGAAGGGAATGTGTGTACATCAAAGCCATTTTACTCGAGCTTTCTTTGATTGATGGAAAGAGACTTGGAAGTAATGAATTTGGCTAAGTAGGTGATTTATGAAGTTTGGAGAAAATGTGTTTATATAGAGATTAATGAGGCTAACAATTGAAGTAAGAAATGGAATTGAGCCTAAGTTTGTTTAGTTGGGTTGGTGTAATGTTGAAAATTTGTGGATTTTTAAGTTTTAGTGTTCTCATTTGCGTGCAGAAAAATTTCAACGTATGGAAGTGGATTATGTCCAAAATGGAAACATTTTCAACAATTTGACCCATTATATCCTAAACGAAAACATTTCCTTAGCAATTTAATTTATTGGTGAACTTTAAGTAAATTACGATGGAATTAGTTGTCATTTTTATTAtgagtgagttttttttttcttttttttttttttttgaaaaaagaaacacaaaagaaaattgtGTGGAAAGACAAAAATGACCTATATGATTTCTAGTTATTTCTGTTGATCCAAATAATTAATTAGGATTGTAAACGAATTAAATGTTTAAATAACGTTTAACAGCAAGTTCATTTATATAATAACGAATGAATATGAACACAAATTATTGTTCGTTTAATTAAACGAACGAAAACAAATAGTTGTTTCGTTtatcaaaatatgaaactttagATAATTTATGTTTTGGCCAATGCCTTTTGTATCTTTAGATTTTTGCCATAAAAATATttgtttatattcatatatgtttaattatattttttttatctctgTTCATTTATATTTTGTTCATTTAAAATGTTCAAACAAatataaacgaacgaacataatGTGTTTTGTTAAACGGACAAACATTACTATTaaaagtttgttttttatttgtttatattcACTCGTTTGTTCGGCTAACTTTAATGAATGGACATGAACAAACCGTTTGCATCCGGTTTATTTACACAGGGTCAAAGGGACTACATTTTAGCAAACTGGGCCGGTTTTATAATTATACAAAAATGTGATGTGACTTTTGCAATTATTTGAATCCATGGGCAATTTTTGTAAATAGATTAAATTTGAATGTAATTTGTGTCTTTTGGACATTCTGGAAAGAgcttaaaattttcaaagaaagTCTCACTCACACACTCCGTTTCCACCCTCATTCCACCACCGCCATTTCTCCGGCAACCACCTACGCTACCACCGGTGAGACATCAGGCATGGCCCCTGCAAAGCCCAGCATTCGGTCGATCTCGCAACAAGCATTCGATGAAATGGTTAAAGAAAACATAGACGATCTAGGTATGGACCCTACGGAAGCCCTAAGCGACGCCATCGAAACCCTTACTCTTCAAGGCGTAGATCTCTCTGGTATCGTCACCTCTACACTCCCCGGAGAAATCAATCCGGTGATCCAATCACTTGACAGAATCAAACAATTACAGAGTTCGGATTGGACAGACAAAGCAGTCTTAGACGAGGCGCGATGTTTGTTAGATCATTTGACGGAATTGTCCCGTATTGAGGGATCTGGAAATGCTGCGATTGCTACAAGAAACGGAGGTGTAGAATTGATGTGCTCTGTTTGTTCGAAGCTTCGCGATATTGGCCGTGAGTCTGCACTTGTATCGGCTTTGAATGCATTGGCTGCATTTCTCCATGGTATGAATGGTTAACTCTATGCTTTTACTTAATTTTTCAATGTAGTACCTGAGTTCTATCGATCTCTCGTTTGATTGATCCGATATGTGTgatatcttttgtcaattgtgaCATTGATTAGTGTTCTGGAGCATGAATTCAAATGTTCTGCTCCTTCATGATTGTGGCATCAGATTCACTTACAGGATTACGTATTCAATACTAAGTTTCTTCTTTGTAACCTTTCACCTTTAAGATCTTTACATTGAGAGTCATAAGATCATGAATACAATCTTTCAATGCAGATCTTCAAAGTACAGAAACTTTCAGGCAAAGTGGAGGACCAAAAATCGTGATTGGTATCCTAACTGATGAAACTCAAAATGTAAACATTTTGAACAGTGCCTTCTCTGTTATTGCTGCTTCTGCAACTGGTAATGAGGTTCTCAAGGAAGCATATGTCGAATTACACATAGATGAGTTAATAGTTAAAATCATGAAGAACCATAAAAAAGGAAGCATCTCAAGTTTATATGATGCCATTCGAGTACTCTTAGCAGCTGATGATACCCGTGTAATCGCTTCACAAGTAAGTAACAATTAacatacaaaaacacataaacaCTTGATTCTAAATGTTCTTGAAACATTAAATAAATCATGCATCCCAATTAGGTTTATGGGTATGCTCGAAAATTTGCCAAAATTGGAATTGCTGAAGCTCTTGCTGAGTCACTTGATGATGAACTTAACTCATCAAGCCTGGTATCAATAACAATTGCACTAAAAGCCATTTCAGTGAATGTAAGTACTATACTTATCAATTATCAATTATCATATCCCATTAAAATTTATCttctattcttcttctccttcttttcttGATCTTTCTGGGATACTTTCAGGATGAAATATGCAGATCAGTTGCTGAAAAAGGTGGTATAGATTCACTACTCAATACTATCGATGAATCTGGCATACAAGGGAACAAAACTGTAGCCAAATCTTGCTGTTCTTTGTTATCAAAGGTTCAatctttttataaatttttaatttttatactaTTTCCCAAAAAGGGTATCAAGAATCTTGAGATATTTTCTTTTGGGTAGTTGGCAGGAAGTGACTTTAACAAGAGTGCTATAATTGAAAGGAGAGGTTTGAATAGACTCATCACACTTTCAAACAGACTTCATGATGATCCTTCTGTCATTCAAGAGGTGATGACCATCATAAGCACCCTGTGCCTGCGCTCACCTGATCATGCAGCCATGGCTATGGAAGCTGGAGCAGGAGAGCTTGCAATTCAAGCTATGAAGAAGTTTCCTGAAGCATCTCAGTTGCAGAAATATTCATGTCTCATGATTCGTAATCTTGTTGCTAGGAATACAGAAAACAGGtggattgttattattatttttagttttaatcaAAATTTGGAAATTAtatctttttaatatttttttggatAGGTCTATTTTGTTGAATAATGGTATTGAGAAGATGATAAGGAATGCGAAAGAAAGCCATAAAAGTTGTAGAGAAGCTGGGACTGATGCACTTAGAGACTTGGGGGTTGAAAATTATAATTCATAGCTATTGTTGCCTTAAAAAATGTTATCTTTTTAtgatatatgatttttttaaaagaCTTTATAGAAATTGTTATGTAAGAGATAGGTAAGTTTTTGAGCCTTCTTTATatgaaatatgttttttttacttGGCAATGAATTGTGGTAGAAGAAAAGTATAACCGCTCGGGCAAATttgttattttataaaaagtcAACTACTTATAATcaactttttcggaaaacaaaataaaatattcgAAAAACTAATTACAGTGTCTATATGGTAAAATGGGGTTTGTGAGTCATTAATTGGGCTTGATGGTAATTAATTGGTCAAAATTAGCAAAATAGTCAaactatttattttttaaatatatatttttttataaattaaggTTTCCAATTAATCCTAGTTAATCATAGGTTGATTAATCTCTTGATCCAGTCGACTGATTAATTACTGTCTAGTGATTTTTACAACCTTAATATTTATTTAGGTTGGCTAATGTTGAGTTTCTAAAATCTTTGAAGTCATGGTTATATAAATGTaaacaaatttatttatttatttataatataaatGTAAGGCTAGAGTTTGAATTTAAGGTGGATGATTATCTTGTTTGGATGGTTGTGATGAGGTTTTATTTATTGGTGATCTCAATTTCATATTTGATTATAAATTTGTATCCTTAATGCATTAATTTCTTTTGGTACCTTGGTTAGTAAATAACCATTGTGTTCGTGGGTATACATGTGGGTATTGAGTATCccaatttattattttaattgaCTAAAACTTACATGGTGAAATTTCCATTACCTAAAATCCTTTCACAATCTCATCTAAAAAATTACTTGAATTTTTGTAATAGTTACAATTTACAACAATATTAACAAGTTTAATAGTTTGAACTTTTTGGTTCTTGCTTGAATGCTTGTGCCAACAACTCAACATATTGTCGACTTGGATATTGGAGAACCAAAAACCTCATGAGTTTGAGGCTCTCAACATTGTGGTTTTAATTTTGAATAGGTATTTTGTATTGTGGAGTAGGATGTAAGTAGTATATACTAATATACATAACAAACTTTTTATTTCTAATCATCTATacataatattataattttgaaaatatacatattaatataaaattataaggaTCATAAAATTTAAATGGTTTAGATCTAGTAATCCGACATATAAAATCAGAATATCATAATCATCTCAAACCTACAAAATAAACATATACCCCGTCCAAAACTCATCCCAAAGATTTCAAGATTGGTTTTTCTATTAAGATTTGAGTATTTTTGTTATCTATATTTCTTTGGTCTTATTATATAGGAGCCAAGTACCTTAAACTTAGCTTAATTAAGCCTCAATAGTATGATAGATTGATGCACATTCAAAGTAGTTTTGGGATGATAGTGTCATGTTATGTGGAAAATTATATAAATGGTTGGTTCGTGTGACTGCATTAATTCTCATTCTCATTTGTTTCGTTTGTATTTGATGACCAATAAACTtctatatatttgtttttttttttttgtattgtgttgttatttatatattgtCTTAAACAAACATTTCTTTGAGGACATTTATGTTGTTGATTTTACCAAGTGCCATATACACCTTTTGGTGTGTCTACACAAAACTTTGCCAACTAAACACTACCCCACAACCAAAGGACTAAGGAGCAATAACTTCTAGTAGCTCTTTAGCTCCTCGTATAAAAATATTTGAGTGTTTTCTACGAAGCCATTGATCCTATTAATCTTTAACACCTTATATGAAACCTCAATCGTATGAGTAGGTTTAAAATAatgttttcaaataaaattttcataaaccattaaaataaaattatgcACAAAACTTCCCAAACTTTTAGCAATAGAATATATTATCAAAAGTGTATATGATGACATTGCAATTAATAAAAGTAAATAATAAACTATTATTCGGTTTTTTTACTATTAATAAAAGTAAATAATAATAAactgttattcggtttttttactattcagttcttattttataaatcaaaCAAATCCGTAATCCAATATAATAATTCTGTTTTGCTGAAaaccaataaaaaaaaatatgaatatttgtACCAAATAGTCTGATCCGAATTGTCTAATTGGATAATTCAGTTTTATCCATATAGTGAACAACTCTATAAACACTCCTTGTCACAAAAACTCtaaaatttcaagaacaaatctaaAATCCGATGAATAATTTAGAATTTTTGAGTAAAAAGTTAATTTTTTGAgtaaaaagttaattttttaaGTAAATCTAACAAAAAGATAAACTAATATAGTAAATATGAACTGTATACAATATTATGGCATTAAGTCAGACATTAGATTGAAAAAATGTGACATTAAACACTTCGAAATTAATATTTCAGACATAAGTATagagattttttttgaaaaaaaagtgaaaaaaaaaaagaagtctGGATTTGAAGATCAAAGTTGAAATGGAGCATTTGTAAGTAAACGGTTATTTTTTAAAAACTGAAAAAATAGTTATTTTCTTTAAAAGCTCATTTATAATAGTTACGTTACTTAATATCTCTTCTATAAAATACAACAAAAAGGACATTAAGACTTTTAAAACGACATTTAACATTTTCTTCATTTCATGTATATCTAAAGCCATAAGTTTTTGGAGCAATGAAGGTAGTCtaaaagtaaaacaaaattaaaaatatgttatatatatatatatatatatatatatatatatatatatatatatatatatatatatatatatatatatatattgtataaaataaatttataataaattatGTTCAGagcttttttattaaattatgttaTTAAACCAATTGTTCAGAGCTTTTTTGTACATAACATAAAATcaaagtcaaaattgaattttacaATGCCATAAATACTAATTAGTGAATTGTAGCAAATTATGTCATTTATTTTAGTTTAGAAATTTTGAAAGATGCAACTCACACCATTTAAATACATCTTAAATACACCACACCCAATAATACATTTTGTGTACACTTTATTTGATTCAATCCAATTCGAAACAAGTTTCTATAAAATTCTCAATTCTCTACATTTTAAAATTCGTAGGAAACACCCGACTATAAAAGGGAAGAATCCGACAAAATTTACGACcctgagattaaaaaaaaaaaacataaaatcatatagtaaaaaaaaccaaaataaatTTCCATAACTATTTATATTTAAAGATTGAAACATTGTTATCCAAAATACCTCATTAATGAAAAAATAGGTCCCACATAACTATGAGAAGATCTTGGAGTATGCCTTCTTCTCTCTCTCAACTCTATCAGCCTCCTACTTATGCAaatttataaaaagaaataattaaaatttcttattgaatattgcatgtaatgtaaaaaaattaaaaaaaaaagtaacaaaCCTTCCTCAATGCAGCATTGAGTTCCCTTCTTATTCCACCTGGAAATACATATGTTTAAtcatataaatatttataaaatttgatttttattaaagAATGGAAATATAAAAAGAGTAGTTTTTAATAAATGAATTGTTTATTATCTAACCATCATTTGGTTCCAAATCTTTTGCTTTCTTGAAACTATTTATTGCAGCATCTATCTCATTGAGTGCCATATGTGCCTATATGATGAACAcagttattatttatttattttttttaacaataatTAAACATCATTTTATTAAGtgaaattaattttaataaatgatGAAATGACCAACCTGACCTTGGCGAAACCAAGCTTTCGCATTGTTTCCACCGTCACGCAAAGCAAATTCTGTGTCCAACAATGCTCCTTTCGCATCACCTATTTTTAACTTACAAGCCTGAGGGGTAAAAAAGGAATTTTGGGTCATTAATTGAGATAGAGCTTATATTTCTACAATTAGATCGTGTATTGGTTATCATAAAACGAAATATACATAAGATTTGTTTCTTTTCTAGACCAAATATatgactaaatgaccattttgc is part of the Lactuca sativa cultivar Salinas chromosome 7, Lsat_Salinas_v11, whole genome shotgun sequence genome and harbors:
- the LOC111895648 gene encoding uncharacterized protein LOC111895648, coding for MALMYTHSLLLIAVISAIFTVASSNANFQKGPQNWNFNFNNTNKPFTHKNPFHSSRRIIVGGSNNWRFGFNYTEWARTNAPFFFNDTLVFKFDPPSTTNLHPHSIYLLPNLWSFLRCDLKWAKLVANTSQGGGEGFEFVLNKWKPYYFACGESNGFHCQSGMKFSVMPLFRWF
- the LOC111895668 gene encoding uncharacterized protein LOC111895668, whose translation is MAPAKPSIRSISQQAFDEMVKENIDDLGMDPTEALSDAIETLTLQGVDLSGIVTSTLPGEINPVIQSLDRIKQLQSSDWTDKAVLDEARCLLDHLTELSRIEGSGNAAIATRNGGVELMCSVCSKLRDIGRESALVSALNALAAFLHDLQSTETFRQSGGPKIVIGILTDETQNVNILNSAFSVIAASATGNEVLKEAYVELHIDELIVKIMKNHKKGSISSLYDAIRVLLAADDTRVIASQVYGYARKFAKIGIAEALAESLDDELNSSSLVSITIALKAISVNDEICRSVAEKGGIDSLLNTIDESGIQGNKTVAKSCCSLLSKLAGSDFNKSAIIERRGLNRLITLSNRLHDDPSVIQEVMTIISTLCLRSPDHAAMAMEAGAGELAIQAMKKFPEASQLQKYSCLMIRNLVARNTENRSILLNNGIEKMIRNAKESHKSCREAGTDALRDLGVENYNS